A single window of Coleofasciculus sp. FACHB-1120 DNA harbors:
- the dcd gene encoding dCTP deaminase, translating to MIKNDIWITEMAQKGMISPFEPKLVRRVDDLPVISFGLSSFGYDIRLSPVEFHIFRHIPGTVVDPKNFNPENLEPTKLHTDANGSYFILPAHTYGLGVALERLEVPENITVLCIGKSTYARCGIICNLTPAEAGWRGHLTLEVSNSSNADCRIYPNEGIVQLLFFEGKPCEVSYESRQGKYQDQPEKIVIARI from the coding sequence TTAAGAACGATATCTGGATTACTGAAATGGCTCAAAAGGGTATGATTTCGCCCTTTGAGCCTAAATTAGTTCGTCGTGTGGACGACTTACCTGTTATCTCATTTGGTCTGAGCAGCTTTGGTTACGATATCAGGCTCTCGCCTGTGGAATTCCACATTTTCAGGCATATTCCCGGTACAGTCGTCGATCCCAAAAACTTTAATCCTGAAAATTTGGAGCCGACAAAACTCCATACCGATGCGAATGGTAGCTATTTCATTCTGCCAGCTCATACCTATGGATTAGGAGTGGCATTAGAAAGACTAGAAGTGCCTGAAAATATTACTGTATTGTGCATTGGAAAAAGCACGTATGCACGCTGCGGGATTATCTGCAATCTAACGCCTGCTGAGGCTGGTTGGAGAGGACATTTAACCCTAGAGGTTTCCAATTCATCAAATGCAGATTGCCGTATTTATCCCAATGAAGGAATTGTGCAACTGCTATTTTTTGAGGGTAAACCTTGCGAGGTGAGCTATGAATCTCGGCAGGGTAAATATCAAGATCAGCCAGAAAAAATTGTTATAGCACGAATATAA
- the thyX gene encoding FAD-dependent thymidylate synthase — MKYFRVEVVAATPNPQQVIWAAMHQDYSEELVWNSCARWPDEERSGELIIKHLLSGDRGHYGPLEHPQITVNVGYFPHSMMQQLRTHRVGVSFDVQSFRYTGQRIVDVVEGKLDIEEAFYLRPVGNYTNRQGKRYLYSEEQRQADLQWCEDACKHYKKRIDEGLSEEHARGIIPFDARQHFVLSCNVRSLMHLLDLRWKKDAQLEAQKFCELLWVHFEQWTPAIAQWYLENRAKKAKLAP; from the coding sequence GTGAAATATTTTCGTGTTGAGGTAGTTGCTGCCACGCCGAATCCCCAACAAGTTATCTGGGCAGCAATGCATCAAGATTACTCTGAAGAGTTGGTTTGGAATAGTTGCGCTCGCTGGCCTGATGAGGAACGAAGCGGCGAACTGATTATTAAACATTTATTATCAGGCGATCGCGGACATTACGGCCCTCTAGAACATCCTCAAATTACTGTTAATGTGGGTTATTTCCCGCATTCGATGATGCAGCAACTCCGCACTCATCGCGTCGGCGTGAGTTTTGATGTACAATCCTTCCGTTATACCGGACAGAGAATTGTTGATGTTGTAGAGGGCAAATTAGATATAGAAGAAGCTTTCTATTTACGTCCGGTTGGTAACTATACGAACCGTCAGGGAAAACGCTATTTGTATTCGGAGGAACAACGTCAGGCTGATTTGCAATGGTGCGAAGATGCCTGCAAACATTATAAAAAACGCATAGATGAAGGACTTTCAGAAGAACACGCTAGAGGAATTATTCCTTTTGATGCCAGACAGCATTTTGTGCTGAGTTGTAATGTGCGATCGCTCATGCATCTTTTAGACTTGAGATGGAAAAAAGATGCTCAACTTGAAGCGCAAAAGTTTTGCGAATTGCTCTGGGTTCATTTTGAACAATGGACACCTGCGATCGCTCAATGGTATTTGGAAAACCGAGCAAAAAAGGCAAAATTAGCTCCATAG
- a CDS encoding NAD(P)/FAD-dependent oxidoreductase, giving the protein MAVEYDLVVIGGTEAGRHAAVAAANLQARVALVEPQPTPEGQRERSSLQLGSLYPKALTQLRRVIHPLSDADRFGVSWDLADSTEQQAIPGVRLAEAIQWADSMVSTLEEQNSPAILASLGVDVVVGEGEFCRKPYLGFVVNGRRLRSRAYLIATGSRPGIAAIDGLEATGYRTPIDIWQQIFPEQIAVDASPRPCWVVIGGGASGTELAQTLSRLGADVTLVVRSSHILPKEDPEAARVVQAQLEIEGVRVLTQTEVTQVKRIDGKKWVLAGNKAIEADEIVLCTRPQPNVTSLNLEGVGVKMNRRGMELNEKLQTTNPRIYACGDVAGGYQAAHISRYEACIALKNALFAPIFKVDYRGIPTGVFSEPMLARVGLTEAQARRQYGKDVLVLRQYFKAVAAAQILGEITGFCKILVRRNGEILGATLVGMEAGELMGAIALAMRQKIKVDALCQLPAISPTLSEIIQQTANEWHRQRLRKNTRLEDFLEGFFNFRRSWSS; this is encoded by the coding sequence ATGGCAGTTGAGTACGACTTAGTCGTAATAGGCGGCACAGAGGCAGGGCGTCATGCCGCAGTTGCTGCTGCCAACCTGCAAGCCCGCGTTGCCTTAGTTGAACCCCAGCCGACTCCGGAGGGGCAACGCGAGCGATCTTCTTTACAGTTAGGGTCTCTCTATCCCAAAGCTTTGACTCAGCTTAGGCGAGTGATTCACCCGCTGAGTGACGCCGATCGATTCGGTGTCTCCTGGGATCTGGCTGATTCTACAGAACAGCAAGCCATTCCAGGGGTGCGATTGGCTGAGGCAATCCAGTGGGCAGATAGCATGGTCTCCACCCTGGAAGAACAAAATTCCCCAGCGATTTTGGCTTCTTTGGGCGTTGATGTTGTTGTCGGGGAAGGGGAATTTTGCCGAAAACCTTACCTCGGCTTTGTCGTCAACGGACGGAGATTGCGATCGCGTGCTTACCTGATTGCCACGGGTTCTCGTCCGGGGATTGCAGCAATTGACGGACTCGAAGCTACTGGCTATCGAACGCCGATAGATATTTGGCAGCAGATATTCCCCGAACAGATAGCTGTAGACGCATCTCCTCGCCCCTGCTGGGTGGTCATTGGCGGTGGCGCATCTGGCACCGAACTGGCGCAGACTTTATCTCGGTTGGGCGCAGATGTCACCCTGGTGGTACGCAGTTCCCACATTCTGCCGAAAGAAGACCCAGAGGCGGCAAGAGTGGTACAAGCACAGCTAGAAATTGAGGGCGTTCGCGTCTTGACTCAAACAGAGGTGACGCAAGTTAAACGAATTGATGGTAAAAAGTGGGTTCTCGCTGGCAACAAAGCGATTGAAGCCGATGAAATTGTGCTATGTACTCGACCGCAACCGAATGTCACCTCTTTAAACTTGGAAGGTGTTGGCGTCAAGATGAATCGCCGTGGCATGGAGTTGAACGAGAAACTGCAAACAACGAACCCCCGGATTTACGCTTGTGGTGACGTTGCTGGGGGTTATCAAGCTGCCCACATTTCCCGGTACGAAGCCTGCATCGCCCTCAAAAATGCTTTGTTTGCGCCTATTTTCAAAGTAGACTATCGCGGCATTCCGACAGGCGTTTTTTCTGAACCGATGCTGGCGCGGGTTGGTTTAACCGAGGCGCAAGCGAGACGCCAGTACGGTAAAGATGTCTTAGTGTTGCGACAATATTTCAAGGCAGTGGCAGCAGCCCAGATATTAGGGGAAATCACGGGATTTTGTAAAATTCTGGTGCGTCGCAATGGAGAAATTCTAGGCGCAACGCTAGTGGGGATGGAAGCGGGTGAGTTAATGGGAGCGATCGCTCTGGCTATGCGGCAGAAAATCAAAGTGGATGCTCTGTGCCAACTGCCTGCCATTTCTCCCACCCTATCAGAAATTATTCAGCAAACTGCTAACGAGTGGCACCGACAACGACTTCGGAAAAATACCCGCCTGGAAGACTTCTTAGAAGGCTTTTTTAACTTCAGGCGGTCATGGTCTTCGTAA